In the genome of Nerophis lumbriciformis linkage group LG32, RoL_Nlum_v2.1, whole genome shotgun sequence, one region contains:
- the LOC133574740 gene encoding glycolipid transfer protein-like encodes MSILLDHRFGQLPPDNSVNTKLFLETVSHLPSFFDCLGSKVFSVIKSDINGNIAKIKEVYVKDPERYVTLQHIVEAEQQDLAAEWPKVGATLALMWLKRGLRFIQILLQSLADGERDHDNPNLIRVNITKAYEHALKKYHGWFVQKIFNAALYAAPYRSNFLKALSKGEEVKEEDCLENVRQFLTNYTATVDAIYDMYTRLDAELDYTV; translated from the exons ATGTCGATTCTTCTCGACCACCGCTTTGGACAGCTTCCTCCCGACAACTCCGTTAACACTAAACTCTTCTTGGAGACCGTCTCCCACCTGCCGTCCTTCTTTG ACTGCCTGGGGTCCAAGGTGTTCTCAGTGATCAAGTCGGACATTAATGGCAATATCGCA AAAATTAAAGAAGTCTACGTGAAGGATCCGGAAAGGTACGTCACCCTGCAGCACATTGTGGAGGCCGAGCAACAAGACCTGGCTGCCGAGTGGCCCAAAGTCGGAGCAACGCTGGCTCTCATGTGGCTCAAGAG GGGTCTCCGTTTCATACAAATTCTGCTGCAGAGTTTGGCGGACGGCGAGCGAGACCACGACAACCCCAACCTCATTCGGGTCAACATCACCAAAGCCTACGAACACGCGCTGAAGAAATACCACGGCTGGTTTGTACAGAAGATCTTCAAC GCGGCACTTTACGCAGCGCCCTACAGATCCAACTTCCTCAAGGCTCTGTCCAAAGGAGAGGAAGTGAAGGAGGAGGACTGTTTAGAGAACGTGCGGCAGTTCTTGACCAACTACACCGCCACCGTGGACGCCATTTACGACATGTACACACGTCTTGACGCAGAGCTGGACTACACGGTTTGA